A genomic stretch from Schistosoma haematobium chromosome 4, whole genome shotgun sequence includes:
- a CDS encoding hypothetical protein (EggNog:ENOG410VBWE~COG:H) → MLNAFKDSKLKHFNQIGHINCHATSTPVGDLTELSAIAQMFGEYFNPQYHTPVVINSIKGHLGHCLAAAGAIETVYAALSVNQNQICGNLNLHNPISISELLEVLKSNSSSSTSISSNEKCIDLFRNYAVLPRHDQTQVTWPDSHRRIVMTNSSGFGGTNGTLLISEWTD, encoded by the coding sequence ATCGGACACATAAATTGTCATGCAACATCCACCCCTGTTGGTGATTTAACAGAGCTGAGCGCTATTGCACAAATGTTTGGTGAATATTTTAATCCTCAATACCATACACCTGTTGTAATCAATTCAATTAAAGGTCACCTTGGTCACTGTTTGGCAGCAGCCGGTGCCATAGAAACCGTGTACGCTGCTTTATCTGTTAATCAGAATCAAATTTGTGGAAACCTCAACCTGCATAATCCTATCTCAATTTCTGAGTTGTTGGAGGTTTTAAAATCTAATTCCAGTTCTTCAACTAGTATATCTTCTAATGAAAAGTGTATAGATCTGTTTAGGAACTATGCTGTACTTCCTAGACACGATCAAACACAAGTTACGTGGCCCGATAGTCATCGACGTATTGTTATGACTAACTCATCCGGATTCGGTGGGACAAATGGAACTCTTTTAATTTCAGAATGGACGGATTAG